Genomic segment of Streptomyces longhuiensis:
GATCAGGAGGGCCTCGCGCGGGGTGGCCAGCACGGTCTCGATGCGCTCGTCGGCGGACCCGAACTCGATCCCGAGCCGCTCGTGCACATACGTGTAGAAGGACGAGTCCGGGTCGAAGTCGACGTCGAGGCGCGGCATCCGCGCCACGGCGACATAAGTGCTCTCCAGGCCGACGCGCTCGTCGTCGGCGAGCAGCACACGCTCCATGTGCCACACCGGCTCGCCCCGCTCGACCTCGATCTCGCCGGCGAGGGCGGGCGGGCACGGGAAGCGGTCGAGGCCGATGAGCGTACGTCCCGGGCGGCGGCCCTGGCGGCGCACGCCCTCGGTGTAGCTGGCCATCGACAGCGGCTGCTCCAGCTTGGGCCCGGCGACGACCGTCGCCCGGCCCTGGCGGCGCAGGCGCCCTTCGAGCAGCAGCTCGCGCAGCGCCTGGCGCACGGTCTCGCGCGCCACCTCGAAGCGCAGGGCCAGGTCCCGTTCGGTGGGCAGCGGTTCGCCCTCGCCCAGCTCGTCGAGGAGCGCGGAGACATGGGCCTTGACCGCGTAGTACTTCGGGATGCGGCCGTGCTCGGGGATGCCGGCGCGTACGGGTGCGCCAGGTGCCTGGTCGTTCGGGTAATCCACCCAGGGATGTTCGCAGACATTCGTTGACGCGGTGTCGGGGGCGGTCCCGCAGCGCGGTGCGCGCGGCGGGCGGTGTGGCCGGAATCCACCCTCACCGGCGGTCGGTGCGCAGCCGCCGGGAGGCCGCCACGAGGGCCGCGCCGCCGACGAGCAGGGCGCCGGACGTGAGACCGAGTCCGCGCAGGGAGCGCGGGCCGGTCCGCGCGAGTTCGCCGGGGGCGAGGGGGAGATCGCCTCGGTCGCCGTGGTCACCTTGGTCGTCCTCGGTGCCTGTGCCTGTGCCTGTGCCGGTGTCCGTGCCTGTACCGGCACCCGTCTCCGTATCGGCGCTG
This window contains:
- a CDS encoding GntR family transcriptional regulator, translating into MDYPNDQAPGAPVRAGIPEHGRIPKYYAVKAHVSALLDELGEGEPLPTERDLALRFEVARETVRQALRELLLEGRLRRQGRATVVAGPKLEQPLSMASYTEGVRRQGRRPGRTLIGLDRFPCPPALAGEIEVERGEPVWHMERVLLADDERVGLESTYVAVARMPRLDVDFDPDSSFYTYVHERLGIEFGSADERIETVLATPREALLIGTPPALPMLLIHRVSSDTSGRPTERVRTLYRGDRFSFTTRLGN